The DNA window AATTTAAATCAGTTGCCTTCATCAAATGCACAAAACTGGGAAGGAGGAAATTCATAGGCAATGGAAATTTAAAGACATAAAATAATGGAggcatttttagaaaaaaaagaataaagacaGTATTAGTATCAGAAAGAAGATGAAAAGATGGATTACAGCGAAAAGAATTTAATGGCACTTCCAGCCATCTTTGGATTTTAGTCTCGTCGGGATCGGATCAAAGTTAGCAGCTAAAAAATACTCACACAAATAGGGTGGTTTGTAAGGCGCACGTGTGCTAGGCAGAAGTGCATCAAACTCTTTCCTCTCTAGGGTGCCGTGATGTGACTTCTCCTTGCCAAAGGTGGAGAATGATCTGTCCCCAGTTTGCTCTGGAGTTTCAAATACCTCAGTGTCGGGCACAGAGTCCATCCCTGGGACATGCAGATTGCTACGGTAATCTGCAGCCTGACGACCGTCTGATGGCACAAATGAGGGCATCCAACATCTGTCGGAGTGCCCTAGGGCTTTGCACTCTTCCGTGCAATTTGAAAAAAGATCAGCGCCTAGAACGACAAGAGTAcaggagaaggaaaagaaaacccATGAGGATACCGGTCACACTTCCTAAAATATACTTTTACAAAAAAGTAGAGCTGTTAGCAATTTTTGTAAACATGGCTGCTTGGTTTTATTCACGCAGTGGCCACCTTTCCCCTTCATTCTATAATGTTTAGACATTAGTCTTATCCCTGTTTCGTGACAATGTGTAATTTACATAACAAGAACATGTACTCCAGTTaacaatgtatttgttttcttattccagtatatttcatttaacGATTTTTGTAaacatcatttattttcaaaaaaaaaaaaaaaaacgtcgaaataaataaataaaaaatacacacacacatacacacacacacgcgcacacaccagCTTCGAAGGTGATTCGACACCAAAATTCCCTGATCAAAGCGCACATGAAGAAGCACAAAGAGTAACTTGACATCAACTTGATGAGTAACTTGACAATCTCCAATCACTAATTCCTTGCTCTTCAGCTAAAGATCAAAAGGAATTGCTGGACGAATCTGTCCTGCTGATAAACCTTGCATCATTCGTCTGAGGAAGATTTTCTGATCAAAAGAATGAAAGGTCACACCTCGCTACGTACCATAAAGATACCAAGTGGGTCTTGCTATTACAGATAGATCAAGTGGAACTTTGGAGAAGAATCTCTCTAGTTTAACatgaagtaaaaaagaaaataataataacaataatactaatCCCAGAGACACATCAGAGTTATACAACTCTGGTTTCTTTTTACCATGTATGTCCatcatataaaaattaatttatcctGCAGTGAAATGCcattgtgtcatttttgttCATGGTCCTTGGTCCTTTTCTCACAGTTAAATACAATTGTTAATTCAGAAACATGGCTTGCCAAGTTCAGCAATCTCCAAAAATAGTAACAAAAATTTGCTTGCactgaaaaaagcaaaagtTGCACTTATTAgtaagtcaaatttaaggactgCTTTTCACTGAATACAGATGGTGTACTGAAGAGTAAAAACtccccaaaaaagaaaccaaataaataaatgctatggACCAATGCTTATTTCAATTCAGTCCTGAAGACTCAGGCATAACCCCATCATGTGACACACATAGGCAGTAGATGTGATTGGTACGTaacaccattattattattattattattattatcaacatTCTTGTTGTAGTTGctgttgctcttgttgttgatgtttttatGGTTATCACTGGTGTGCTTGCTCACCGGCTAGTAAGATCAGTGACCTGCAAAACAATAGGTTAGCTCACGTTGTCTCAAAGTGGGATCAGTGTAAACTTTCATCTTCTCAATAGGTGAATCTATGAGACAAAACTTTGGGGTCTGTCAGTGGCTGACCATGACTGGAATTCCACAACAGTTGGCCAGGGTTCCCCATGGTTACTGTTGCATGTATTCCTCTCAACAACACACCATATCCCCGACAGGCTATTCAACTCTGCTCAGAGATGCATCTCCTCCAGTGAGCACTAGCTGTCTTGTAGTACTGTCCCCTGTACAGTGTGAAATAGCCATCTTAAGGGTGAATGCCTAAGAAAAGTGTACCTACTACAGTTCTCCCTATGTGAATGGTTATAATGTCTTATTCCAGTTAACAGGACACTGCGGTTAGGCAAATTATTACAAGTGAATATTACAGGTATTTGACCATTACATGAGTTAAGGTGAAAAACCCTGCCTCTAGTTATTTTACCTTGTCATTGGGAAGCAGTGTAATggtatttttaactaaactttTAACTTAGAGCTTGTGGGTTGAGGTTCCAGGAGGGGCACTGCCATTTTGCCCTTGAACAAGTTATCcaaccatccattatctatatccgcttatcctgagcagggttgcggggggtacCAGAGCCTATCTCAGTGTGTATTGGGCAAGAGGCatgattacaccctggacaggccaccaatctatcgcagagaacatgcaaactccacatagaaaggcccagccaagattcaaacccacaacctccttgctgtgaggcaacagtgctacccactgtgccacagtgccacccttgagcaagttagTTAAGCCAAATTGCTTCTGCAAATATCCTACTGTATgaatcaggggtgtccaatcttagacacctgattctacttatcaaggacTTCATTGAAGACTACAGTTTGTTAATTACagtagttgaatcaggtgtcttgctactgggctaaaacaaaaacctgtgcCCACATTTGGCTCTTTATGGATAATATTGGACACTCCCACTATAATTggattatataaaaaaaatgttgtaaaaaacaGTAAGATATGCAACTTTCTccggataaaaataaaaatgccaatgaaaaaaaaggaaaaaagtctATTTATATAACTTAAGTTATATAAGTTATTCTCTTTACAATGCTCAGTGGGAAAATGTGCTCTAAGTGCTCCCTCACTCTCTGCGTCCAGCAAACCACAACGTAATGAAATGTGAAAGGAGAGCCTGACGACATTTGATGGGCAACAGTGTTAACTGGCCTTTTTCTACACTGCAAaacttcaggttgagttctgccCTTCACAGCTATTTCAGAGCAGTATCAACAGGTCTGGCAGCTTATTGGAGCGAAGCGGGAGGATGGAGAAAGCGGGGGtgtagatgtaaaaaaaaaaaaaaaaactaatcccCCTTGAAAACGGTTtcgttattttaaaattcaaagaaaaaaaataaaaataaaaattcaagcATCGCAGGTCCAAACCTTGATAATAACCTTCATTTGATAATTGGCATGCAGAGGTCTGAAAACAAATTACTGATCAGTCAGCTGTGCCAAGTGCTAACGTGAACTGCAGATGAAATTCAGAAACAGCCAGCAGAGACCACAGGCGCTCCTCACAGAGCTATAGCGCCTTGCCTGCCGCTTCGCCGTCTACACAGCGAGCCCGTTCACAGACACGATTGCATTCTTCGAAATGCCATTGCTTCGCGCGTTAAACCACAAAATGACCtatcaaaaaagaaattaaaaaaatggataTAAGTGTAATGAAATCTCAGATGGATGTGTAATCTAAATAACAGATGGATTTTCATTTTCTACACAAATTATAACCTCCTAACGGGAAAGAGACTCTAATTAGCTTTCAGCAGCCATTTGGCACTAGCACATAACAATGCATTGTGAtcacataaataacaaaaacaaaacctgtgtAACCCACTTAAaaaggtgtgttttttaaagattgtCCATACGACACCTTAACTGTCAGATTTAGATTCCATAATTAACCTTCAACAAAAGTAGAAATATACTTGGTAAGAAAATGCTCTACCATATAAAAGATAGACACAGACATAAACATATATTATCTCTGCTTTGTAAGCAATCAATCACTGTTATATTAAACATCAATTATTTTGTACTATGCTAACCAAATGGTATTTGCAAAAGTCATTGCacagtaataattttttttaaatcatttcaataccaataatataatgtaaactGTTTTAACATTAACAGTAATACAGCTTAATGTGGTTTAAACTATTTGGGTTATATAGCAATTTAACATTTAAGCACCCATTACAAATTCCTCCCATTATGCAGTTATTTACATGGGAAGTGCAGTAACAGCTGGCAAAtgcatatacataaatatataaacatgaaTGTATATCTAGATAGAAGTGATTGGGAGGTCAGTTGTGCTCCCAAAGTCAATAAATCTCAATTGTGCAGACCGTAAAAACCTACTCGAAACCTACTAAAAGTTTTGCTCCATTATTGCAACATGGTTGATGCTAGCTGATTATCATTcaatcaattttcattttaatatgtaacACTAATTTACAATACATCCATGCCTGTGATATGAAATTATTGCAGTGTTATTGGTTCCTATGTCAACAGCCATAAAATTGAGAAAATCTTGTGTTAgtttgtagagagagagagagaaagagagtgagagagaggggggtgggggcgggggcaggggcggggcaaagtgtgtgtgtgtgtgtgtgtgtgtgtgtgtgtgtgtgtgtgtgtgtgaataaatgaACTTTCTGGGTAAAACCCGGCATATCATCACTTTCGTGGAATGATACACGAGAGGAACGTGGGCGGGAAGGGGGTGGCAGGTTTGGGGGATGGCACATAGTTTATGAATTGCCTGTTTGTCTCAAGCGCAACACATCTTCTCCTAGTTCCCACACCGTCAATGGCAAGTCAGTTTTGTTCTTAATTCAGTTCCATTCCTCAAGTAGTGAATGGCTAATGTCCATCCAGGAAGGCCTCATTAAGACTGCACATTTATAAACACTGGAATTCAATTAGCAGTGCCATTCAGTGGTGCTTTTGTTTGGTAAGTGTTCCCAATTTAAATAGTGACAAAGAGTCTCAGACAATAAAACTGCATCTTTAACTCTTTGACCTTGGAATAGTTATCGTCCAGTTTGTGGGAAGATCACGTCACTAATACTTTGCTTGGTATTttgaagttatatatatatatatataagagagagagagagagagagagagagggagacagagagatagagatagttAAACTCACATTCCATAAAGCTTTTCGCACGCAAGGCCTTGCAAATTGCTGTCCTTTCAGCACCACACTCCGGTGAACGGCAAGAAATTCCGGAATATACTGCCCCCTGACCGCAACGTGCAATGTAATCCGAGGTTCAAGTTTCCTCCGCAAACATGTCTCCAATAAACCCGGCAACAAAAAGCAATCGCGGAAAAACGAGACTTTGGATCTGTATGGAGAACCAAATGGAGTCCCTTCAACGTGAGAACCACACCGTATCAATCGATAAACAGATAAGCACTCACCAGACGAATGACCTCGATTGGTGGCGTCATGGTCGCTGTCTCCTTGTTCACTGTCACCGTGTCCACTGTCTTTGGAACTCACAATATCTGCTTCCTGGAAAGCAGAACTGAAAAATGGCGGGGTTTAGCTAATTGAAACTGGCTATTcaccagaataaataaataaataaataaataaataaataaataaataaataaataaataaataacacacatgcatatatatatatatatatacgcatatatgtatatatgcgtgtgtgttatttatttatttatttatggggggggggggggggggtggcgctgGATGTTCTGATGTCACGgtttgaattgaattgtttCGCTTTAAAGGATTAATACTGTTTAGTCGGTTACTGGGTAAAACTCAAGTCAGACAACCTTACCTGTTAACACGCCGAGGTCTGTCAACGAGGTAACTGAGTTCCGCTCGCTGGTGTTTTGTCTAAAAGAAACACATCCTTTTCAACATGCAAATGAAACTAGATCTATTCAGTGTAAAAACACTGCGAATGAAACTGCTAACAAAGCTACGAACACAATTACTTTTCCTCTGGAAAAGATGAAGACAAATGCATCCCAACGCTCAGAAAACTGTAAAGTCTATACAATTTGTATTTTCTCGTATAATTGGTGTGGCTTCATTTATCTCCCCACCGGGAACCAGCGAAAAAGCACGGGTTAAATGCGATTATGTGCTGAACTGATTCCGTCAAATACTTCAGCTAAAGGCCAATCTCTGTACTGGCGGTAGTCTGAAAGACTGTGCTAAACATTCTTAATCCGCATTCATAGGACGACGAGTTTTCTTGCGCATACAGCAGACTTCATTGACATGTTTATgtcaaatatgcaaaaacaatgatgttattatttattaataataataataataataataataatcataataataataataacaataataataatcatcatcaccatcatcatcattttggCTACATTGCATTGTTTGCGTAATTTGATCCTAATCTCAAAACAGTGTTGCATTATGCTGTATGGTCAAAATAAGGCAATAGCACCGTGCCTTCAATGTCTACAGTGGCAAGGGTGTCAATATTGAAATACTTAGAAATGCAAACCAAATTTGTAGTCTGggtgttaatttttttttttttttttgaagaaaaaagaatggcTATACACATACTTTCTTGTGAATCTAATTACAGTATCATTTACGCATAATTGTGATAATTCAGCGCATGCCATGTAGAGGTATATCAAGATTCTTACCTCGTTTGATAAAATGCTGCCGTTAGATATGATGTCAGGCTGCTGGTCTGTATAACCTGTCACTATGGCTCCACAGGGATTGTGGTCAGTGTCTGTGCTCCTAGCGGGACTACACGGCTTTAGGAACATGAGATCAGTTTTTGCCGATTCCGGGGTAAGACATACCTGGTAGCAATAGTTCTGGTTTTGATGGTGGGAACCGAAGCTCCCTGATTCCTCAACCGGGACCTGTGCGGAACTGGTGACATTAGCGCTCTGCACCAGCATTATATCTGACTTGCTAAGCTTTTTCTTTCGGGCTCGCGCCTGCCTGCTACAGCACGAGCTGCAGCACAAGCAACAGTCGCTGGCCAGGCATGTGTAAATGTTCAGCTTTTTGTCCTTTTGACATCTAATGGCCAGGACGATCATCGCCAGGAGAAAGATGAACGATACCGAGCCCAGAGCAATGATGAGAATGAGAGTCAAATCGAGCGAGTTTTCTTTTGCTTTAGACGAACCCCGGTCACCACTGTGACCCTCGACAATGCTGTCGACCAGCATCACGATAACGCTAGCCGTAGAGGAGAGGGGAGGCTGTCCGTGATCCCTCACCTCAATCAACAAGTCGTAAAGTTGGTGAGGGTCTCTTTTGGTTGATACTCTCCGAGCAGTTCTTAATTCGCCAGTCCTCCAGTCCATGCGGAACATCCCATTTTCGTTTCCTTTTTGTATACTGTAAGACAGACGGGCGTTCTCGCCGTCGTCCGGATCCATGGcaacaatgcgggtcaccaaaTATCCAGGTTCTGCGGATCTTGGCAAGGGTTGCTTTGCTGTGCCATTTTTGCCAAGAGGGGCAATGACTGATGGGGGGTTGTCGTTTTGGTCCACTATAATTACGTTGACTGTGGCATTTGACCATAATTCTGGGTCCCCAGAATCCTTCGCTTGAACCATAAAGCTAAAATCTTTTAATTGTTCATAATCAAATGATCTCAGGGCATAAAGATAGCCATTTTCGGAGTTGATTGAAACATAGGTAGAAACAGACATCCCCTGAATTGCGCACTCCATTATGGAGTAAGAAATGTAAGCGTTTTGTCCGATGTCTGGATCTAAAGCGCTCACTGCGTAAATATAAGCACCCGGTACATTGTTTTCAGTCACATATACATCATAAATAGGTTGAGTAAACGTTGGTGCATTGTCATTTTCATCCGACACTTGTACTTTAATTGACTTACTTGAAGCGAGAGAAGGAATGCCTTTATCTCTAGCAACAACCGTGATTGTGTACGAATCGGCGTTCTCTCTGTCCAAAGGTCCATCGGTAACAATTGTGTAATAATTCCTAAATGACGATTTTAGCTTGAAAGGTACGTCTCCGAGGATTTCGCAGTGAATCTGTCCGTTTTCCCCAGAGTCTTTGTCGGTTACACTGAGCAATGCGATCACAGTGCCGGGGGCAGCCTTTTCGCTTACAGACTCAGTCACGGTGCTGAAGCTGATCTCGGGAGCATTGTCATTCACATCTATTACTTTGAGCAGAACTTTACAATGAGCGGGGACTGCGTTGGGTCCGAGGTCTTTTGCTTGCACATAGATTTGGTACATGCTGCTCTCCTCATAGTCCACCTCCCCGCTCACTTCAAGTCTGCCGGTCCGTGCGTCAATATTAAACAGCTCCTTTATTCTGGGAGCGATGTGATTACTGAATGAATACAAAATTTCGCCGTTCTGACCCTCGTCCATATCCGTGGCGTTTAGCTGAATGACCAGTGTGCCCACAGGGGAATTTTCAGGCATACTCACGGTATATACTGACTGGTCAAATACTGGGACGTTATCGTTGGAGTCGAGCACCTTAACTACCAGTAGCGCTGTACCAGTCCTCTGAGGCAAACCGCCATCTACCGCTGTCAGTACGTACCTGTGCACCGCCTGCTGCTCCCTGTCAAGGGGCTTTTCGAGCACCAGTTCGGCGAACTTGTTTCCATCTCCTTGCGTTTGCACATCGAGGTAAAAATAGCTGTTTGTGGTGATCTCGTAGGTGCGCAGCGCATTGGTGCCAACGTCTGGGTCGAAGGCGCTCTCCAGCGGAAAGCGGGTTCCGATGGTGGCACTTTCTGAAATTTCTACGGTAATGTCAGTCTCGGGAAAGCCTGGTGGATTGTCATTGATATccacaatttcaatttcaacgCGGAAAAGCTCCAACGGGTTTTCTAAAAACACCTCCAAGTGCAGAAGGCATGTGGCACTCTGTTTGCAGATCAGCTCCCTGTCGATTTGTTCATTCACAAAAAGCACCCCGTTCTCCAAATTCACTTCCAAATATGGACTCCTCGAGCTGGGCACTGTTTGGAACCTGCGCGACGAAAGTTTTGTTATGTCCAAGCCCAAATCCTCGGCAATATTCCCCACAAAGGTCCCATGGTCCTGTTCCTCCGGAACAGAATAGCGTATTTGGGAGGCCACCCCATCcaggaaacagagcagaacGAATAGGACAATCATCTCAGATAAGAAGAGCACTTGTGTTTTATTCCTTCAGACTTGAATTGACATTTCCCACCATCTTAGTCCACAGAAAGGCGAAAAAGTAAGGCTTCTCTGACGAGAAACGTGTCCCCTTTGGTCTTATCAACCGAAAACCATTCTGTCGCCTTGATTAATGTAGCCGTTTGATCGCCGACTGTTGTTTTGTGAGCTTTGGTTTTAGATACGTCACTGCAATACAGCAATTCGATACATCCCTATGAAATATAcagttaattaaataaagtaaCTATTTAGCGCAAATGTACCTACATagctaagaaaaaaacaaaaactcaattACACTTATTCATATTTTGTTGCTTGGGTTTGTTTCCAATCGCAAATGTCcagtaatgtttgttttgtccATTAAAATCTATCTTACTTTATGCTTTTATATGATCTCCCTGTCCCGCGAGCAGACCCAATGATCTCATCTGGCAGACTTCTGAACGCCAACTGCCCAGTCTTTCTGGTTTTGCGCAGCGCTCTCCTCCTACCAGCCAATGACAGCCATCGACACCCACAGAGGTTACACCTCATTGGGTACTTGTAACGTCAACAGGAGCTCGTCGGGGGTCTTAAAAAGATGCCGTTTAACATCCTTGCAAGTTGCAAATCATTGCCTTGCTTGTCTGGTGAAAGAGTTAATCGGCAATAGGAGAGAATGTGGTACAAAGAGGTGCACAAGTTGTAAAGCAACTGTCTATCGCTTTGTTAAGTGAGTACCTTGATATCGTCACAACCGAACATGTATTCGAACAAAATGTTTATGCATACGGATGGCGATCATATTCCTTACTGAATACAAATgatctttattgtttttaaacattcGGCGCTTACAAGGCGAAGCATTGTTGTGGTGCTAACTTTGGAGGACCCCCTTATACATTGAAATGCACATTTAGCCTActacatttctgtacattcaaacaaaataaatccataGAAATATGTGAAATCGTTATAATGTCAAGTAATCCGTAAATTAGTTGCTATTAGTGGTTCGCACTCAAAAGAGAATAGCTATCTTCAAGATGGGTGTAGTCTACAGTAGATAGTTGCATGTAGGGTGTCTCTTAGTTCATGACCTGTACGGGTCTGTTGGACCGTCCACTCTGAAATGCTGAAGTTTGTTGCACGCGCCAGTGTAACCACTATAATGGTATTAAGCAACCAGCGGTGGTACATAAacatacaagtgtgtgtgtgtgcgcgcgcgcgtgcgtgtggtTTAGCGGCCGTTTCAGTGGAACTCCATTGGTTTCAATGGTAATCCAATTTAGCGTTTTAAGATACAGTTCAAAATGAAGTTCAGCAAGCAGTTGTCACCATTATTCGCTACAGgtaatagcaaaataaacatgCTTTGGTTTTGGTGGCATGTTAAAACAATGCAAAGCAAAGAAGACTgctcaaatgtaattaattgcGCCAATTACTCTTGACATTCACCATCCAGGCAAAGCTGACAGCACGGTAAttaaattttctattttaaactgGCTAGTCCATTACGAAGCAGAGCGCGGTTATTTAGAAAGAGAAGCTGTGATCAATAATCAGATGACTGTGCGCCCTTCGTGAATATTAATGCACCCGCCTTGTTTTATACAGACGAATGCAAAGAACCAAGGCTGCAGCAGCCCTGGTTGTTGGGTGGCCATTTACTGTACACCGAAAAGGGTCTGCTTTACTACTTTTCATtaccatcactctctctctctctctctctctctctctctctacagctTAGTAACACTTGGAAGcttgttgaaaatattttgcattttccaCAATTGTAGGCTACACGCGCCCCCTAGCGATTACAAAAGGATAAGACCGGCACACGTGCATTAACCCGTTCATTCGTCGTTGATAGCGCGCAGGACTGCTTTCGATATGTTGATCATGTGTACCCATGCAAGTCATGTCCACTAATGTGTTTACCGGAGCGACATTTTCCCCGTGGAGAGCTAgattgaatgtatttattttatttatttattttttttttatgccatTTGGTGATGGAGGACATATGCCCTAGACACTGCATGGTCTGCTTGGACACATTCTCAGATCCTCAGTTTTGGCAATCAGAAATTGCAAAATGAAAAGGTTATTGGAGAGAAATAAGTATATAATTGTGTCAGTatctgtgtatttgtattatccacacacacgcccagagagagagagagagagagagaatgctctTAACTAGTACACTTTAAGATGCATTCAGTACACATATATACTACACGTTAGTTGAGTTGGTTTATCAAGTTTGTTTACATGGTTTAAAAcaattatctaaaaaaaaaggatcatGATGAGGAAAAAATGCAACGTAGTCGTATTGTGGTCATATATTTATGTAGCCTCGTTTAATATATAGTCCATAAAAAGGGGAGATATAAAGTAGTTGGTGGTAGGCTAATAGAGGACAAGAGCTCCCTCTAGTGAATACTAGTGGTAGTATGTTTGAATTCTCTCTGAATATGTCATTACTGTATACATTAACAACAGGGAAAGTGGTTAATCAAAAATGGCACATAGGAATTCGAGATATAAACATATAATTACAATAAGAAGCGGATAATCATTGGTGCTCAACGGGGCTCCATAAATCTAACCATAAAActgatgaaattattttattttatttttctggtcAAGCTATGAGTACACTTCTctcaaaaatacttttaaaaccaAGCTTCTGTAGTCTGTAAGATACTTTTTggtattcaaaaaaaaaaaaaaataataatcctgtGATACCTTTATGAATAGGTAAAGTCTTCATAACTATTCTAGACTATGAAGAAGAGGCTATATTGGAAGCATTATTGTATTCCCTGTTTCTTCTTTAGTCCAAGCATATTTTAATACAGATGGGATATTGAGCCCTACCACAGCTTCCCTACAACAGAGTCTGTTGGTGTAAACAGTCTTGTTAAAGTTAGCATGTTCAGACCACATTGACATCTAGTGAAGGGGGACAAATAAAATCATTCAAGGCTAGTTTTACAGGGAAGAGATCATTATACAATCTAAAGATAATTGTGATAGATAGATTAAGATGTGCATGCAACAGCCTGCGGGTTAGAATAAGGCCTGTGGTGCGACCTCTAGCTGTGAGATGCGACCCCACCTGCCAGCCAAAGGACATTCTTGCAATCCAAAATTTTCCCAGGATTAAGTTCTTTTCGTAGCTGTTTCCCTGGTTGTCTTCCTTGGCAGAATCGGGAATTGAAACgtgaatgaaaaagaaaaaaatggattacTGTTAACAGTGCCTTACTCTAGTCTGTAATCACcctgacacaaaaacacaaattatacCAAACATTCAGTCATGTGCAGAGGTTTGTTCATGTCTGAGATAGAGAGCAAAATCTATAATCTtctataaacatataaaaaaatgaaatcactaTTGACCTTATAGGGTATTTAGGTACTTTGTTTAAAAGTATGAGAAGGTACTGCAGAATCAAGCAAGGACTGCTTGAAAAGTCAGCTAGCTACTGGCTAACGAGTGGAACTTTCCATACTCATGTCCACTTCATAGACTTATTAAAGATGTTTGGTTCCCAAGAAATGGTATATGTTGCATGCTGACACGTACTGAAGCAGAACCATTTGCTATTACATACAAAGGCAATTGAGTTCAATAGTAGCATTTTTAAGGATATAATCGGGTGTAAAACCACATATGGACTGTTTTAATATGATTGCGATTGGGGTTAAACTTGTGGAACAAAA is part of the Anguilla anguilla isolate fAngAng1 chromosome 7, fAngAng1.pri, whole genome shotgun sequence genome and encodes:
- the pcdh10b gene encoding protocadherin-10b isoform X3, with the translated sequence MIVLFVLLCFLDGVASQIRYSVPEEQDHGTFVGNIAEDLGLDITKLSSRRFQTVPSSRSPYLEVNLENGVLFVNEQIDRELICKQSATCLLHLEVFLENPLELFRVEIEIVDINDNPPGFPETDITVEISESATIGTRFPLESAFDPDVGTNALRTYEITTNSYFYLDVQTQGDGNKFAELVLEKPLDREQQAVHRYVLTAVDGGLPQRTGTALLVVKVLDSNDNVPVFDQSVYTVSMPENSPVGTLVIQLNATDMDEGQNGEILYSFSNHIAPRIKELFNIDARTGRLEVSGEVDYEESSMYQIYVQAKDLGPNAVPAHCKVLLKVIDVNDNAPEISFSTVTESVSEKAAPGTVIALLSVTDKDSGENGQIHCEILGDVPFKLKSSFRNYYTIVTDGPLDRENADSYTITVVARDKGIPSLASSKSIKVQVSDENDNAPTFTQPIYDVYVTENNVPGAYIYAVSALDPDIGQNAYISYSIMECAIQGMSVSTYVSINSENGYLYALRSFDYEQLKDFSFMVQAKDSGDPELWSNATVNVIIVDQNDNPPSVIAPLGKNGTAKQPLPRSAEPGYLVTRIVAMDPDDGENARLSYSIQKGNENGMFRMDWRTGELRTARRVSTKRDPHQLYDLLIEVRDHGQPPLSSTASVIVMLVDSIVEGHSGDRGSSKAKENSLDLTLILIIALGSVSFIFLLAMIVLAIRCQKDKKLNIYTCLASDCCLCCSSCCSRQARARKKKLSKSDIMLVQSANVTSSAQVPVEESGSFGSHHQNQNYCYQTKHQRAELSYLVDRPRRVNSSAFQEADIVSSKDSGHGDSEQGDSDHDATNRGHSSGADLFSNCTEECKALGHSDRCWMPSFVPSDGRQAADYRSNLHVPGMDSVPDTEVFETPEQTGDRSFSTFGKEKSHHGTLERKEFDALLPSTRAPYKPPYLSRKRIC
- the pcdh10b gene encoding protocadherin-10b isoform X1, with amino-acid sequence MIVLFVLLCFLDGVASQIRYSVPEEQDHGTFVGNIAEDLGLDITKLSSRRFQTVPSSRSPYLEVNLENGVLFVNEQIDRELICKQSATCLLHLEVFLENPLELFRVEIEIVDINDNPPGFPETDITVEISESATIGTRFPLESAFDPDVGTNALRTYEITTNSYFYLDVQTQGDGNKFAELVLEKPLDREQQAVHRYVLTAVDGGLPQRTGTALLVVKVLDSNDNVPVFDQSVYTVSMPENSPVGTLVIQLNATDMDEGQNGEILYSFSNHIAPRIKELFNIDARTGRLEVSGEVDYEESSMYQIYVQAKDLGPNAVPAHCKVLLKVIDVNDNAPEISFSTVTESVSEKAAPGTVIALLSVTDKDSGENGQIHCEILGDVPFKLKSSFRNYYTIVTDGPLDRENADSYTITVVARDKGIPSLASSKSIKVQVSDENDNAPTFTQPIYDVYVTENNVPGAYIYAVSALDPDIGQNAYISYSIMECAIQGMSVSTYVSINSENGYLYALRSFDYEQLKDFSFMVQAKDSGDPELWSNATVNVIIVDQNDNPPSVIAPLGKNGTAKQPLPRSAEPGYLVTRIVAMDPDDGENARLSYSIQKGNENGMFRMDWRTGELRTARRVSTKRDPHQLYDLLIEVRDHGQPPLSSTASVIVMLVDSIVEGHSGDRGSSKAKENSLDLTLILIIALGSVSFIFLLAMIVLAIRCQKDKKLNIYTCLASDCCLCCSSCCSRQARARKKKLSKSDIMLVQSANVTSSAQVPVEESGSFGSHHQNQNYCYQVCLTPESAKTDLMFLKPCSPARSTDTDHNPCGAIVTGYTDQQPDIISNGSILSNETKHQRAELSYLVDRPRRVNSSAFQEADIVSSKDSGHGDSEQGDSDHDATNRGHSSGADLFSNCTEECKALGHSDRCWMPSFVPSDGRQAADYRSNLHVPGMDSVPDTEVFETPEQTGDRSFSTFGKEKSHHGTLERKEFDALLPSTRAPYKPPYLSRKRIC